TTGCCAATACCATCATTAAGGTAAATATGGGCAAACCGGTATATATCCGCGATATTGCCACGGTAATTGATGGCTACAAAGAACAGGCCACTATTGCCCGTGTTGATAATAAACCTGTAGTAACCTTATCGGTAACAAAAAAGTCGGGCGAAAATATTCTTTCTGCTGCTGAAAATGTTTTTAAAGGAATTGACCAGCTAAAGGCACGCGGGCAAATTCCCAAAGACCTTGAAGTGGTGATTACCGACGACATGACCATTGAAATCGAGAACACCATTTCGAGCCTCGAAAACAGCATTATCCTTGGAATGATACTGGTAACCTTTGTACTCTTCCTTTTCCTTGGTTTTAGAAATGCCTTGTTTGCAGGTCTGGCTATTCCCATGTCGATGTTCCTTTCGTTTGTAATTTTGCAACAAACCGGAATTACCCTGAACTCGATGGTACTTTACGGCCTTATTCTGGCACTGGGGATGTTGGTTGATAATGCCATTGTTGTGGTTGAAAATGTTTACCGCCTGTACAGTAACGGGGTCCCTTTGCTAAAAGCTACCAAGCAAGGTGTTAGCGAGATTGCGTTCCCCATTATTTCGTCAACACTTACCACACTTGCAGCCTTTTTCCCGCTGCTGGCCTGGGAAGGAATGATTGGTGAGTTTATGAAGATTTTCCCGCAAACACTGATTGTTGTTCTTGCTTCATCGTTGTTTGTTGCATTAATAATCAACCCGGCCTTTATTGCCGGTTTTATGAAGATTGAAGACATTACCAAAAAAGCCAACAAAAAACGTATCCTGCGAAATGCAGCTATTTTGGCCGGACTGGCAATACCATTTTATGTTATGCAGGTTTTCCTCTTAGCTAATTTATTGGCAACAATTGTTGTAATTATGCTGCTCAATCTGTTTGTGCTAAGAGGATTGGCCCGCTGGTTCCAGACCAAATTACTGGTGGCACTAGAAAATTTCTACACACGCCAGCTAAGACATGCATTGTCGGGTCCGTGGCCCTACGTTTATTTTGGAGGAACAGTTATTTTGCTATTCTTCTCGATGGGTTTCTATTTTGGTAACAATCCAAAAATGGTTTTCTTCCCCGATGTACCGCCAAATACTGTATTTGTAACCATGGAATTACCACTGGGAACATCAATTGAACGTACCGATAAAGTGGCCAGCGAAGTTGAAGCGATTGTTAAAAACACCCTTGCACCGTACGAAAACATTGTAAAATCGGTTACAACAAATGTTGGTGTTGGCAAAGGAGGTATGTTTGAAAACGAATCGAGTCCGAATAAATGCCTGATATCAATTAGTTTTGTGCAGTTTAAGTACCGCGAAGGACTAAACACCAGCACAATAATGCAACAAATTGCCAAAGACCTTGATGGTTTTGTTGGGGCAAAAATATTTGTTGAAACGGGAGATATGGGACCTCCTACCGGAAACCCTGTAAATATTGATATTAGTGGAGATGAATTTGACCAACTAATTGCAATTACCGACGATTTTCTAAAGATTATAGAAGAAGACAACATACCAGGAATTGATGAACTGAAATTAAATATCAATACCAATCAGCCTGAGATGTTGATAGAGGTTGATCGCGAACAGGCACGTCTGTACGAACTTTCAACACAACAAATTGCCCTGGCGTTCCGAAATGCAATATACGGTTTCGAGGCCAGTCAGTTTAAAGACGGCGAAGATGAATATGACATCTTTGTTCGTTTGGAAGAAAAGTACAGAAACGATGTATCAACATTAATGAACCAGAAAATTCCGGTAAACGGGTACTCCATTCCTATTTCGTCGGTTGCTAAATTCAAATTTACCAGCTCGTACGACAAAATCAGCCGTATCGATTTTAAACGCGTTATAACGATTTCGTCGCAGGTAGTTGAAGGTTATAATGCCAACGAAATAAATACGCGTATCGAGCAGCTTTTGGCAGATTATAAAATGCCAGCAGGTTATACCTACGAGTTTACAGGCGAGCAAAAAGAGCAAGCCGAAAGTATGGAATTTTTAGCTTTTGCGCTGCTGATTGCCGTTGCCATGATTATGATTATAATGGTTACGCAGTTTAACTCGTTTATTCGCCCGGCCATTATTATTGCAACTGTTATATTTAGTACAATCGGTGTATTCCTGGGGCTGGGGATATTTAAAATGGAATTTGTGGTTATTATGACCGGAATTGGTATTATTTCGCTGGCCGGAATTGTAGTAAACAATGGTATTGTACTTATCGACTATATCGACCTTACACGAAAGCGCAAGCGTCAGGAATTGGGTTATTCTGAAAAAGCATTTTTACCAAAAGAGGTACAAATTGATGCCCTGGTTGAAGCTGGAAAAACACGTTTGCGCCCGGTATTGTTAACAGCAATTACCACTGTTTTAGGTCTGTTGCCACTGGCCGTTGGACTGAACTTCAATTTCTTTACGCTGTACACCAGTTTCGATCCGCAAATTACAATTGGCGGCGAAAGTGTCGCTTTTTGGGGACCAATGTCGTGGACTGTTATTTTCGGATTAACATTTGCCACGTTCTTAACCCTGTTAATATCGCCGGTAATGTATATGCTTACCATAAAAATTAATTATAACATTAAAAAATGGACCGGTACCTTACCGGAAAATAATGTTCAGGTAAAACCTAAAGTGGCGGAGTAAACTGCTAACTTTTAACGAAAAACGGGCATCCTTATTGGTTGCCCGTTTTTTATTTTATTAAGAAAAAGTTGTTTTAATTAAACCAGCGAATCGCCTTTTTTAATACGAACATCGGTAACAAACTTTTTAATCTGGTCCTCGTCTTCGCGACGGCAAATCATCAAGGTATCGTTTGATTCGGCAATGATGAATCCATCAAGACCATGAATTACTGCCATCTTTTCTTTCGAAATGTCAACAATACAGTTTTCGGCATCGTACAACATCACGTTGTCGCCCTGAACCACATTCCCCAAGATATCTTTTTCTTTGTTTTCGTATAAGGACCCCCAGGTTCCCAGATCGCTCCAACCAAAATCAGCCGTTAGCACATACACATTTTTGGCTTTTTCCATAATGCCATAATCAATTGATATGGCCTGGCATTCAGAGTACGTTTTCCGAATAAAAGGCTCTTCACTTGGTGTATTCATTTTTTTACGGCCATGCTCAAATTTCAGTGCAATTTCGGTTAAATGCTGCTGCAACGATTCAAGAATTGTTGGCAACGAAGAAATAAAAATACCCGAGTTCCAGTAAAACTCTCCACTTTCAATAAATATTTTGGCCATCTCCTCGTTAGGCTTTTCGGTAAAAGTTTTCACTTTGTACAAGTTCTCTAGGTTGTGAAATTCCTTTTTTCGTTTCACCTGAATGTAACCATAGCCGGTTTCAGGTCGGTTTGGTTTTATACCCAGTGTTAAAAGCGCCTCCTTTTCCGAAACAAACTCCAGGCCGTTTCGCACTTGCTTATGAAATTCATCTTCTTTCAGAATCAGATGATCCGACGGGGTAACAATAAGGTTAGCTTCGGGATCGATTAGCGCTATTTTATTGGCAGCATAGGCCAAACACGGAGCTGTATTTCGCCGTAAAGGTTCCAACAGAATTTGTTCATCACGAATATCGGGCAATTGTTGATTTACCAGGTGTTTATACAAAGCATTGGTTACAACAATAAAATTTTCTTTGGGAACTATTTCAAGAAATCGATCGTAGGTTTGTTGAAGAAAAGTTTTGCCTGTTCCTAAAATATCTAAAAATTGTTTTGGACGTGCTGTGCGGCTAAGTGGCCAAAAACGACTTCCAACACCACCTGCCATTATTACACAAAAATTGTTAGCCATTTGAATGTGTTTTGTACGCTATATTGGTTTATACTTATATTGAAACCTTGAAAATACAGTTTTATTTTGTTATTGCTGCTTCATCTTTATTCAATTTCCGAAAAATTTTGTTTCCGCTTATTAAGTTGTAATTTTAGCCGCATACAAAGCAAAGAAACTTTTAGCCATGGGTTTTTTCTTTCATACAGGGCGGTATTTTACAATGTTAAAACGTGTATTTGCAAGGCCCGAAAAACATAAGTTGTATTTCAGACAGCTGTTCCACGAGATTGATAATCTTGGAGTTAACTCGGTGGGTATTGTTATCATCATCTCCATTTTTATTGGTGGAATTATGACCATACAGTTTGCGTACAGTATGGCCAACCCTATTTACCCCTCAGAGTTAGTAGGACTGGGAACACGCGATACCCTTTTACTCGAATTCTCGTCAACCATGCTGGCATTAATTATGGCCGGTAAAGTGGGTTCGAATATTACCTCGGAGATTGGTACCATGCGGGTTACCGAGCAAATTGATTCGCTGGAAATTATGGGTGTAAACTCGGCCAGCTACCTGATTTTGCCAAAAATTATTGCTGTAGTTTTTATCTTTCCCTTCTTGTACATCATTAGTGTATTTTTTGGTTTGCTTGGCGGTTTGGTTACCGGGCCCATTGCCGGGGTAATTACCATTCCCGAATACATTGCCGGTATACAATGGTTGTTTTACCCGTACTACATTACTTTTTCTATTATAAAGTCGTTGTTTTTTGGTTTTCTGGTGGCATCGGTACCGGCCTATTTTGGTTACTATGTACAGGGCGGCGCGCTCGAAGTGGGTAAAGCCAGTACCAAGGCAGTGGTAAATACAAATATCCTTATTTTATTTTTTGATTTAATACTAACCCGTTTGCTTTTAACATGATAACACTAAAAAACGTACATAAATCATTTGATGGCAATACGGTGCTTAAAAACATTTCGACCGTATTTGAGCAGGGAAAAACCAACCTGATAATTGGCCGAAGCGGGTCAGGAAAAACAGTATTGCTAAAATCAACACTCGGCCTGTTTGAGGTTGACAGTGGCGAAATTTGGTACAACGACCGTAATTTTACACAAATGAACGAGAAAGAGCGGAAACTGCTGCGCCGCGAAATAGGCATGGTTTTTCAGGGAGGTGCGCTTTTCGATAGTATTTCGGTGGAAGACAATGTGCGCTTTCCGCTGGAAATGTTTACCGAAATGAGCTGGGCCGAGAAACAGCAGCGGGTAGATTTTTGCCTCGACCACGTGAATATTGAGAAAAAAGCATTTAAACTAAACCCCAGCGAAATAAGCGGCGGCATGCAAAAGCGCGTGGCTATTGCCCGGGCTATTGCCTTAAACCCGAAATACCTGTTTTGCGACGAACCCAACTCCGGCCTCGACCCTGAAACGGCAACCGTAATTGACCAACTTATCCAGGATTTAACCAAAGAATTTCAGATGACTACCGTAATTAATACTCACGATATGAATTCGGTAATCGAAATTGGCGAATCGGTACTGTTTATCTCGCAGGGACAAAAAGAATGGGTAGGCACCAAACACGAGATACTTAACTCGGGCAACCAAAAACTGGAAGATTTTATTTTTGCCAATAAATTGTATGCGCAAATGAAAAAAGGGAAGTAGAAAAAATGCGTTATTTCTTACTTAAACTTACAATAGAACATTTGTTCATTAATTAATATTTTGAGAACTTCTTCTACTTTTGTCAGAAACTTCGGAGTCAGAGCTTCTGTCTGCCGGCTATAAACCATTTACATGAATTACGAGTGTCTGATTTGCCAGGTAAAAGCGCTGCAAAAGCGCATGGATAAATACGAGATTGCCGAAGAGAAACGAAACGGCATTGTTAGCAAAATGATTAAGGAAATTGCAGAAATTAATCTGGACAACAGCTATTCGCCCGAAATTACCCGTAGTATTTTAAAAAAGCTGGAAGCCGAATCGGCAATTACCGATCCGTATGCCAACGAAAAAGCCGCCAGTAACCGTGCATTATTACAGCGCTACCCCGAGTTTAAGAGTAGGATTGAAAACTCGGACGATAAATTTGACACAGCATTGCGTTACGCCATTGCCGGAAATATTATTGATTTTGGCCCCACGCATCGTTTTGATGTGGATGAAACCATAGAGCGGGTATTTCAAACACCTTTTGCCATCAACGATTCAGCAGCTTTAAAAGCTGAGCTGGCAAAAGCTAAAAGCGTTTTATACCTTGGCGATAACTGTGGCGAAATTGTTATGGACAAGCTTTTTCTGGAAACACTAAATCATCCAAATGTTACGTTTGTGGTTCGCGACCAGCCGATTTTAAACGATGCCACATTAAAAGAAGCCCGGGAAGTTGGCTTGCATACAGTTGCAACACTAATAAGCAACGGCGACGATACTCCCTCAACCGTACTGCACCGGGTAAGCAAAAATTTTCTCGAGCATTACCACTCTGCCGACCTCATCATTTCGAAAGGAATGGGTAATTTTGAGGGATTGATGGACGAAAGTGATCCGCGCTTGTTTTACCTCTTGATGATAAAATGCCCTGTTATCGGCCAAAAAGTTGGTGCCGAAAAAGGGGATTTTGTGGTAAAACGTAGCAAAAACTAAACGCAAACGAACACAGTTTCAAAAAGAAAATACCTGACTTATTATCATCCCAGTGCAAACTTTGTAGCAATAGCTGCAGTATGTATCCTTCATTAATAAACTGGTGTTTATAGGTCGGTATACCTATTATCACTTCTTGGCATCTAAGGTAACCACCGGAATTATCAGCTCTTCCATTGAAATGCCACCGTGTTGAAACGTATCTTTATAATAATTGGCGTAATAATTATAATTGTTTGGATAAGCAAAAAAATCGGTTCCCTGTGCAAAAACATAACTGGTGCTTACATTTCGCGAGGGTAAAAATATCGACCTGGGATCTCGGATTTCAAATACATTTTTAGATTTAAAATTGAGGTTTTTACCTAATTTATAACGCAGGTTGGTATTGGTTTCGCGGTCGCCAATAATTTTCACCGGACTATCCACCCGAATTGCTCCGTGGTCGGTGGTTACAACCATGCGCACATCTTCGCTGGCAAGTGCCTTTATTAACTCAAGCAGCGACGAGTTTTCAAACCAACTCAGGGTTAACGAGCGGTAAGCTTTTTCATTATTTGCCAACTCCCTTATCATATCCATTTCGGTGCGGGCATGCGAAATCATATCCACAAAATTTACCACCATCACCGATAGATCACTTTTCAGGATATTATTCAGGTTATCACTTACCCATCGTTCTTTTTTTGCTCCGGTAGCTTTCTCAAAATATAGGCTTTCTTTTCGGGCAAAACGCTCCATTTGCTTTCGTAAAAGCTCTTCTTCGTGCCTGTTTTTATGCCCTTCGTTATCATCATCTTCCCACAATTGAGGGTATAACATTTCAATTTCTGATGGCATTAGCCCGGCAAACATCGAGTTACGGGCATACATGGTTGCAGTGGGCAGTATTCCGCAATACAATTCTTCCGAAAGAGTACGAAAATAGGTGTTAAATACCGGGCTTAGCACGCGCCACTGATCGTAACGCAAATTGTCGATTACCAATACAAATGTTTTTTTGCCGTTGTTAAGCTGCGGAAATACACGATGTTTAAAAATATCGGGCGACAGCAGGGGCCGGTCGTTAAAATCGGCATGAAACCAATCCTGGTAATTTTCTTTTACAAACCGGAAAAATGCCTTGTTGGCATCTTCCTTTTGCATGGCTAAAATCTGGTCCATGGCCGAATCTTCCGAGCCACTCAGCTCCAACTCCCAGTAAACAAGCTGTTTGTAAATATCTTTCCACTCATCAAAAGTGAGCCTGTCGTTCAGTTTCATTCCAATTTGGGCAAACTGCATCTGATATTTTGATGTGGTTTGCTCGGTTACCAAACGTTTCTGATCGATGTTCTTTTTAAGGGTTAAAAGGATTTGTTTCGGGTTTACCGGTTTTATCAGGTAATCGGCAATTTTTGCACCAACAGCCTCATCCATAATGTTTTCCTCTTCGCTTTTGGTAATCATTACCACCGGTACATTGGGCGCAATATCTTTTATTTTTGTCAGGGTTTCAAGGCCGGTTAAGCCCGGCATATTTTCATCCAGAAAAATGATATCGAAATAACCGGCTTCCACCTTTTCAATCGCATCAAGACCATTGGTTGCGGTTTCTACCTCGTAACCTTTTTCCTGTAAAAAAATAATGTGTGCACGCAACAGATCTATTTCGTCGTCTGTCCAAAGTATTCTTGGCTTATTCATATAATCAAAATTGTTTGTTTTCTGTTTTCTGTTATCCCAATCGTTTACCCGATCAGTTAAAGATAAGAACAAAAAGAATGCCGTTAAAGTATGCGGTTAACAAACTTTAAGGCTTATGGCTATGGTTTCAATTTTATGAAACATTTTTTGGGGCAAACAAACACCTGTTCAACCTTACAGGCTATTTATTCAAATAAACCTTTTTGTAAAAATCCATGTACTCGGTAATATTTTTTTCCTGAAGGAAGATGCTGAAGTTTTCATCTGATATCAGGAAGTTACGGTATTGGGCACTGCCCAACGGTGCATATAAGCTGCGGGTTTGTTTTACAATATCGAAGTATCGCTGAGCGGTATCACGATCTTCCATGCCTTTAATAATCACCAGTTGCCGAATGGCATCAAGCCCCTGTTCTTCAATTACAAAATTTGAGCTGGCAAAATTTGATTGGTTGAACTGCTGAATGCCTCCCACAAAAGTTGCTTTATCAACACCGGTTGCCGGAATGACAAATACAATGCGATGTGCTCCTTCAATTTCTGGCTGATATGGGCCTTCGGGCACCTCGCTATTTTCCACTTCTTCGGTTTGAACGCTGCCCGCCGTGGTAGTTGAAGCGTTTGTACTGCCTGCGTTGCCCGTTGTGGTTGATGTACTTGCCGGCCTGCGCTGTATGTAATTATTCCTGAAGAAAGTAATGTACTCGTCTACCTTATTTTCGTCAAGCAACGTTTGCAAGTTGTCGTCGGTAATCAGGAAGTTACGGTAGGTTGACTGCCCAAGTGGCTCGAACAAACTACGCGTAGTTACCACCCTTCGGAAATACGACATGGACTCGTTAATTGTAGGAATACCTTTAACTACCAGCAGCTGGTAATCGCCCACCTCTTTTAATTGCAGTGCAAGATTCCAGCTTCGGAACTGGTCGCGGTTAAAATCTGCAAAACCGCGCAACAGCGGTCGCATGGCCAAACCTTTATCTTTTACAGCAATAATAAAATTTTGAGTGGTATCAACGTCGGTATCAAACAATCCCCTGGCACCGGCTTTTACGGTAACAAAAGTTCCGCGTTCTTTCAGCGCATTGTCTTCGGCTTCAGCACGTGCCATCAGCTCCTCAGGTGAAATATCCATTTCGTCGTCGCTGAAGTTTGAGCGGATAAAACGACTGTAATTTTTCACAAAAAACTTCATATAATCAGCCGTTGAGCGCTCTTCTTTAACTGCGCGGTAATTGGTTGATGATATTACAAAATTCATATACTCAACCCCCTGCAGGGTTTTAAACACCGATGCCCTTCGGATGATTGCTCCGTGATAAATCAATGCATTTTCCTTATTGGTCATTGCCCGAACAAGCACAAAAGCCAGCTTGTCATCGAGGTATTCCGTTTCAATATCGTAATCAATTTTGGTGTAATGATCGATGTTGTAATTGGCAATATCAAACTTCAGGCGATTCAAATCAATTTTACTTTCATCCTCGCGCGGATAGGCAATTACAAAATAATGCAGCAAATCTTCTACGTAGCTAAACTTGCCACCAAATTCATCATCGGCCATAAAGTTTTCAGGCAATAATTCTTCGTTCTGAATCTCTTCGTTTATGTAACCCATTTCCACCAGTTTCTGGTAGTCGGTAAGCGTACTGTCCTGAATCAGGGTAAGAATTTCCTGCGCCAGTGAAGATGGTTCCTTATCGGGATATTGTGCCAGGTAGTCTTTTAACAGTGTTTCAAAATTGTGTACATCTGTTTGAACCCCATTGGCTACCGTTTGCATAAAGTCAATTTTCGGAAGAATAACACTATCCGGTTCCATACGTTTCATCTGGCCGGTAAGTGATTGTACATTCTGATACCTGCCCAACTTATAGTTTCTGAATGTTTCCTGATACATGCGGTTCAAACTATCCAGCTTGGCTTCCATTTCAATAAAGAAATTTGGGTTGATAAGGTATTGGGCGAACTTACTATTCGGGAAGTTGGAAATAATCAGGTTACGATAATAGTCTGATTGTGTTTTATCGCCCATCAACTCATACAGGTCGTACAAATCAAAATAGGCTGATAAAAGGTACATGTTATTAGGATAACGCTTTATCAATTCCTCAAAAGCTTCGGCCGAACGCGGGTAATCTTCAAACTCCGATTTAAATATTTTCCCGGCATTGTACAATGCGTCGCGTATCCGTTCATGCGAAACTTCCATCAGCGAATCGGTTAAGGGCAAATCCTGGGTGTAAAATTCTTTCTTCAACGGATCTTCTACCCGTTGTTCTTCGGGTTCTGCATCATCAGCCAGTTCTTCGCCTTCCTCCATCGAAACAGTATTTTTATTCGATCGTCGCCAGTCGTCTTCCAGCGTTCTCCGTCCCCATTGCTGCTGGAAAGTAACACGGCCATAAGTTACCGTTTGCGGGTTATAAAAATACCAGCCGGCTCCACCCGAATTTCCCATTCCCATTCGGTAGCGGTTTGATCGGTAGTAACCCTGACTACGAGCTCCCTGCATGGCCACATTCTCCATGTTGCGCTGGCGCTCCTGCTCTTCTTTCATTAAACTGGCAA
Above is a genomic segment from uncultured Draconibacterium sp. containing:
- a CDS encoding ABC transporter permease; its protein translation is MLKRVFARPEKHKLYFRQLFHEIDNLGVNSVGIVIIISIFIGGIMTIQFAYSMANPIYPSELVGLGTRDTLLLEFSSTMLALIMAGKVGSNITSEIGTMRVTEQIDSLEIMGVNSASYLILPKIIAVVFIFPFLYIISVFFGLLGGLVTGPIAGVITIPEYIAGIQWLFYPYYITFSIIKSLFFGFLVASVPAYFGYYVQGGALEVGKASTKAVVNTNILILFFDLILTRLLLT
- a CDS encoding efflux RND transporter permease subunit, with protein sequence MEKETEKKNIEITRKFKPTFLALSNKITVYIFAVLLVFFGLYSYNQMPREAMPEVVVPYIFIQTLYPGNSPVDIENLVTRPIEKELKGLKGVKKVSSASFQDVSTIIVEYTTNVTIKQALQDTKDRVDKAKSELPTDLPSDPYVTDFDLSEFPIMNVNVSGEYSMRDLKKFAEVMQDEFESYREISEANIRGVEEREIQIEVDPHKLDAVGLSFEDVALAIQFENISMGAGQFTADQIRRTIRTDANYTDIKQIANTIIKVNMGKPVYIRDIATVIDGYKEQATIARVDNKPVVTLSVTKKSGENILSAAENVFKGIDQLKARGQIPKDLEVVITDDMTIEIENTISSLENSIILGMILVTFVLFLFLGFRNALFAGLAIPMSMFLSFVILQQTGITLNSMVLYGLILALGMLVDNAIVVVENVYRLYSNGVPLLKATKQGVSEIAFPIISSTLTTLAAFFPLLAWEGMIGEFMKIFPQTLIVVLASSLFVALIINPAFIAGFMKIEDITKKANKKRILRNAAILAGLAIPFYVMQVFLLANLLATIVVIMLLNLFVLRGLARWFQTKLLVALENFYTRQLRHALSGPWPYVYFGGTVILLFFSMGFYFGNNPKMVFFPDVPPNTVFVTMELPLGTSIERTDKVASEVEAIVKNTLAPYENIVKSVTTNVGVGKGGMFENESSPNKCLISISFVQFKYREGLNTSTIMQQIAKDLDGFVGAKIFVETGDMGPPTGNPVNIDISGDEFDQLIAITDDFLKIIEEDNIPGIDELKLNINTNQPEMLIEVDREQARLYELSTQQIALAFRNAIYGFEASQFKDGEDEYDIFVRLEEKYRNDVSTLMNQKIPVNGYSIPISSVAKFKFTSSYDKISRIDFKRVITISSQVVEGYNANEINTRIEQLLADYKMPAGYTYEFTGEQKEQAESMEFLAFALLIAVAMIMIIMVTQFNSFIRPAIIIATVIFSTIGVFLGLGIFKMEFVVIMTGIGIISLAGIVVNNGIVLIDYIDLTRKRKRQELGYSEKAFLPKEVQIDALVEAGKTRLRPVLLTAITTVLGLLPLAVGLNFNFFTLYTSFDPQITIGGESVAFWGPMSWTVIFGLTFATFLTLLISPVMYMLTIKINYNIKKWTGTLPENNVQVKPKVAE
- a CDS encoding mannose-1-phosphate guanylyltransferase is translated as MANNFCVIMAGGVGSRFWPLSRTARPKQFLDILGTGKTFLQQTYDRFLEIVPKENFIVVTNALYKHLVNQQLPDIRDEQILLEPLRRNTAPCLAYAANKIALIDPEANLIVTPSDHLILKEDEFHKQVRNGLEFVSEKEALLTLGIKPNRPETGYGYIQVKRKKEFHNLENLYKVKTFTEKPNEEMAKIFIESGEFYWNSGIFISSLPTILESLQQHLTEIALKFEHGRKKMNTPSEEPFIRKTYSECQAISIDYGIMEKAKNVYVLTADFGWSDLGTWGSLYENKEKDILGNVVQGDNVMLYDAENCIVDISKEKMAVIHGLDGFIIAESNDTLMICRREDEDQIKKFVTDVRIKKGDSLV
- a CDS encoding ARMT1-like domain-containing protein, with translation MNYECLICQVKALQKRMDKYEIAEEKRNGIVSKMIKEIAEINLDNSYSPEITRSILKKLEAESAITDPYANEKAASNRALLQRYPEFKSRIENSDDKFDTALRYAIAGNIIDFGPTHRFDVDETIERVFQTPFAINDSAALKAELAKAKSVLYLGDNCGEIVMDKLFLETLNHPNVTFVVRDQPILNDATLKEAREVGLHTVATLISNGDDTPSTVLHRVSKNFLEHYHSADLIISKGMGNFEGLMDESDPRLFYLLMIKCPVIGQKVGAEKGDFVVKRSKN
- a CDS encoding tetratricopeptide repeat protein, which gives rise to MRQRILHTIFLFLLVSVFAGCSTEKNTRASRTFHNVTSRYNIYFNANEAVKEGVATIEERIEDDFTRVLPIYKESDPSTIRMVKSDMDYAVVKCSKLVEIHSITKKPKRKRGGGSRKYQEFASQEEFNKWIDESYLLMGKAYFYQHNYFAAIDNFSYVVRKYPDEETADEAQVWLIRSFTELERFIEANEVIQAIQAYDDFPKSLERDFAIATAYYHMKQLEYNNAIRMLDIAIKKTFWKKDKARLQYIVAQLYQELGQNEAASAAFKAVTKMNPDYAMAFNARINAAGVFSGEGNTADLRKQLNKMLRDKKNVDFRDQIYYALGNIDFREGDRDGAKGNYKESVATSFKNQFQRALSAITLADIYFEDLNYRGAQSYYDSAMIIIDETYPDYKNVSARYKSLTTLVDNMLTIEREDSLQRVANMPDAEREALIASLMKEEQERQRNMENVAMQGARSQGYYRSNRYRMGMGNSGGAGWYFYNPQTVTYGRVTFQQQWGRRTLEDDWRRSNKNTVSMEEGEELADDAEPEEQRVEDPLKKEFYTQDLPLTDSLMEVSHERIRDALYNAGKIFKSEFEDYPRSAEAFEELIKRYPNNMYLLSAYFDLYDLYELMGDKTQSDYYRNLIISNFPNSKFAQYLINPNFFIEMEAKLDSLNRMYQETFRNYKLGRYQNVQSLTGQMKRMEPDSVILPKIDFMQTVANGVQTDVHNFETLLKDYLAQYPDKEPSSLAQEILTLIQDSTLTDYQKLVEMGYINEEIQNEELLPENFMADDEFGGKFSYVEDLLHYFVIAYPREDESKIDLNRLKFDIANYNIDHYTKIDYDIETEYLDDKLAFVLVRAMTNKENALIYHGAIIRRASVFKTLQGVEYMNFVISSTNYRAVKEERSTADYMKFFVKNYSRFIRSNFSDDEMDISPEELMARAEAEDNALKERGTFVTVKAGARGLFDTDVDTTQNFIIAVKDKGLAMRPLLRGFADFNRDQFRSWNLALQLKEVGDYQLLVVKGIPTINESMSYFRRVVTTRSLFEPLGQSTYRNFLITDDNLQTLLDENKVDEYITFFRNNYIQRRPASTSTTTGNAGSTNASTTTAGSVQTEEVENSEVPEGPYQPEIEGAHRIVFVIPATGVDKATFVGGIQQFNQSNFASSNFVIEEQGLDAIRQLVIIKGMEDRDTAQRYFDIVKQTRSLYAPLGSAQYRNFLISDENFSIFLQEKNITEYMDFYKKVYLNK
- a CDS encoding ATP-binding cassette domain-containing protein, with protein sequence MITLKNVHKSFDGNTVLKNISTVFEQGKTNLIIGRSGSGKTVLLKSTLGLFEVDSGEIWYNDRNFTQMNEKERKLLRREIGMVFQGGALFDSISVEDNVRFPLEMFTEMSWAEKQQRVDFCLDHVNIEKKAFKLNPSEISGGMQKRVAIARAIALNPKYLFCDEPNSGLDPETATVIDQLIQDLTKEFQMTTVINTHDMNSVIEIGESVLFISQGQKEWVGTKHEILNSGNQKLEDFIFANKLYAQMKKGK
- a CDS encoding bifunctional response regulator/alkaline phosphatase family protein codes for the protein MNKPRILWTDDEIDLLRAHIIFLQEKGYEVETATNGLDAIEKVEAGYFDIIFLDENMPGLTGLETLTKIKDIAPNVPVVMITKSEEENIMDEAVGAKIADYLIKPVNPKQILLTLKKNIDQKRLVTEQTTSKYQMQFAQIGMKLNDRLTFDEWKDIYKQLVYWELELSGSEDSAMDQILAMQKEDANKAFFRFVKENYQDWFHADFNDRPLLSPDIFKHRVFPQLNNGKKTFVLVIDNLRYDQWRVLSPVFNTYFRTLSEELYCGILPTATMYARNSMFAGLMPSEIEMLYPQLWEDDDNEGHKNRHEEELLRKQMERFARKESLYFEKATGAKKERWVSDNLNNILKSDLSVMVVNFVDMISHARTEMDMIRELANNEKAYRSLTLSWFENSSLLELIKALASEDVRMVVTTDHGAIRVDSPVKIIGDRETNTNLRYKLGKNLNFKSKNVFEIRDPRSIFLPSRNVSTSYVFAQGTDFFAYPNNYNYYANYYKDTFQHGGISMEELIIPVVTLDAKK